A window of candidate division KSB1 bacterium contains these coding sequences:
- a CDS encoding T9SS type A sorting domain-containing protein, whose translation MAGGPLTVFSNRAVVYRQTAFPLTWRLDPGQLGSYSNADAARLVQDAFNAWEQIATAIPSFVRGENFPDDVTASNYTTYWGKFNDGVNPVLLDSDGQMMDAIRGAGAKNNTLGLAVSAYFTTGPNAGFYAESEILINGFLSNKATLQQYFGVIKHELGHLLGLDHAQINKHEGVDGLPANDALVPLMFPISTTNTEFTVDDIVSVSRLYPAPDFFTNRGTLRGMIQRRNGTFVRGANVIAISAVNPTERYSTVTDYFGNAPGFFELQGLPPGDYFILAEPIVENFTGGSSVGPYAKSRADLSFLQPVPFEYYNGAHESHDHLADRPDEAIAVTVAPNGVTENINFLANDPPNQILDQYFDAKAALFLPIGTTQNYAAAATRFTPSVNGQLLWIRLFINGGENAIQGTGDLRFSVLKPHLANRHLPGEAITQIDVPLQALTRGALIPYELWLGDRNLAVTAGQDFFVSVEVIDNGAVQLLFDDGVTRPVFRTSVKLPNGSWTPGDQAFGKPHNLKMAVAIGGQPPQAALLQFALEQNFPNPLRANATSPRAQTAIRFSLPHNTPAELSLFDLLGRRVRVLAKANFPAGYNVLFWDGRDTNGAELPSGIYFYRLRAGNFEEMRKLMLIR comes from the coding sequence ATGGCCGGCGGACCACTGACAGTTTTTTCCAATCGCGCCGTGGTTTATCGCCAAACCGCCTTTCCCCTGACTTGGCGTCTCGACCCCGGCCAGCTTGGCTCCTACAGCAACGCCGACGCGGCGCGCCTCGTCCAAGACGCTTTTAACGCCTGGGAACAGATTGCCACGGCCATACCGTCATTTGTGCGCGGCGAAAATTTTCCGGATGACGTCACCGCAAGCAATTACACAACGTACTGGGGTAAATTCAACGACGGCGTCAATCCGGTGCTGTTGGACAGCGATGGACAGATGATGGATGCCATTCGCGGCGCCGGCGCCAAAAACAACACCCTGGGTTTGGCGGTATCGGCCTATTTCACCACCGGCCCCAATGCCGGATTCTATGCCGAGAGCGAAATTTTGATCAACGGTTTTTTGAGCAACAAGGCCACGCTGCAGCAATATTTCGGCGTCATCAAGCACGAGCTGGGCCATTTGCTCGGTTTGGATCACGCGCAAATCAACAAACATGAAGGCGTCGACGGGCTTCCGGCGAATGACGCGCTCGTGCCGTTGATGTTTCCGATCAGCACGACCAACACGGAATTTACCGTGGACGATATCGTCTCCGTCAGCCGGCTTTACCCTGCACCGGATTTTTTCACCAATCGCGGCACGCTGCGCGGCATGATCCAGCGTCGCAACGGCACGTTTGTGCGCGGCGCGAATGTCATCGCGATCAGCGCCGTTAATCCAACCGAACGATACAGCACCGTGACGGATTATTTCGGCAATGCCCCGGGTTTTTTTGAATTGCAGGGTTTGCCACCGGGCGACTATTTTATTTTGGCGGAGCCGATTGTGGAAAATTTTACCGGCGGCTCCAGTGTGGGGCCGTATGCCAAAAGCCGTGCCGACCTTTCATTTCTACAGCCCGTGCCATTTGAATATTACAACGGCGCCCACGAAAGCCACGATCATTTGGCCGACCGGCCCGATGAGGCCATCGCCGTGACGGTCGCGCCCAACGGCGTCACTGAGAACATCAATTTTCTCGCCAATGATCCGCCGAACCAAATTCTCGACCAATACTTTGACGCAAAAGCCGCGCTTTTTCTGCCGATTGGAACCACGCAAAATTATGCGGCAGCGGCGACGCGCTTTACGCCGAGCGTAAACGGCCAATTGTTGTGGATTCGTCTGTTTATCAACGGCGGGGAAAATGCCATTCAAGGAACCGGCGACCTGCGATTTTCCGTTTTAAAACCCCATCTCGCCAATCGCCATCTTCCCGGTGAAGCGATCACGCAAATTGATGTGCCTTTGCAAGCGCTCACGCGCGGGGCGCTGATTCCCTACGAGCTTTGGCTGGGAGATCGCAATCTCGCCGTGACCGCCGGACAGGATTTTTTCGTGTCCGTCGAAGTGATTGACAATGGCGCCGTGCAACTGCTTTTCGATGACGGCGTGACCAGGCCGGTCTTTCGCACCAGCGTCAAATTACCAAACGGAAGCTGGACGCCAGGCGATCAGGCTTTTGGCAAGCCGCACAATTTAAAAATGGCCGTGGCGATTGGCGGCCAGCCGCCGCAAGCCGCGCTGCTGCAATTTGCGCTGGAGCAAAATTTTCCCAACCCGCTGCGCGCCAACGCGACCTCTCCACGAGCACAAACCGCCATTCGTTTTTCCCTGCCGCATAATACACCGGCGGAATTGAGCCTTTTTGATTTGCTCGGCCGGCGAGTACGCGTGTTGGCTAAAGCGAATTTTCCCGCCGGTTATAATGTGCTGTTTTGGGACGGCCGCGACACCAACGGCGCCGAACTCCCTTCGGGCATCTATTTCTACCGGCTGCGCGCGGGGAATTTTGAGGAGATGAGAAAACTGATGTTGATTCGGTGA
- a CDS encoding NAD(P)H-dependent glycerol-3-phosphate dehydrogenase → MARIGVIGAGSWGTALAKVLCENGHEVTVWARRPELVAELSTQHHSPDYLPGIVLPSKLRFTANLEEATIEAAFLLLATPSHGLRAVTQQVRSLSPSAIVISAVKGIEADTLLRMSQVLATLLGESAPVVVLSGPSLAIEVAHHIPTAIVAAGKDLAATKAVQEIFMNPYFRVYTHHDVIGVELGGALKNIIALAAGIVDGAGFGDNTKAALMTRGLVEITRLGVKLGADPMTFAGLSGMGDLFVTCMSRKSRNRHVGEQIGRGRKLQDILSEMMMVAEGVRTTQAAYRLAQQHGVEMPITGEVYRVLFENKDAKQAVNALMTREAKQEKFG, encoded by the coding sequence ATGGCACGAATCGGCGTGATCGGCGCGGGAAGCTGGGGCACGGCCCTGGCAAAAGTTTTGTGTGAAAATGGACATGAGGTCACGGTTTGGGCGCGGCGGCCTGAGCTGGTGGCCGAGCTTTCGACGCAACATCACAGCCCCGATTATCTGCCCGGCATTGTGCTGCCATCGAAGTTACGTTTCACTGCCAATCTCGAAGAAGCCACGATCGAGGCCGCATTTCTGCTGTTGGCGACGCCGTCACACGGTTTGCGCGCGGTCACGCAACAAGTCCGTTCTTTGTCACCATCTGCGATTGTCATCAGTGCCGTCAAAGGAATCGAGGCCGACACGTTGTTGCGAATGAGTCAAGTCCTCGCAACGTTGCTGGGTGAATCCGCGCCGGTGGTGGTGCTCTCCGGGCCGAGCTTGGCCATTGAAGTCGCCCATCACATCCCGACGGCTATCGTCGCCGCCGGAAAAGATCTCGCGGCAACGAAAGCCGTGCAGGAAATTTTCATGAACCCGTATTTTCGGGTTTACACCCATCACGACGTCATTGGCGTCGAGTTGGGCGGCGCATTGAAAAATATCATCGCCCTTGCCGCCGGCATCGTCGACGGCGCGGGATTTGGCGACAACACCAAAGCCGCCTTGATGACGCGTGGCTTGGTCGAAATCACCCGGCTCGGCGTGAAGCTTGGCGCTGATCCGATGACATTTGCCGGACTCTCCGGCATGGGCGATCTGTTTGTGACCTGCATGAGCCGCAAGAGCCGCAATCGTCACGTCGGCGAGCAAATCGGCCGGGGCCGCAAGCTGCAAGACATACTCAGCGAGATGATGATGGTGGCCGAAGGCGTCCGCACCACCCAAGCCGCCTACCGGCTCGCGCAGCAACACGGCGTCGAAATGCCGATCACGGGGGAAGTTTATCGCGTATTGTTTGAAAATAAAGATGCCAAACAAGCGGTGAACGCGCTGATGACGCGGGAGGCGAAGCAGGAGAAGTTTGGATGA